From Streptomyces asiaticus, one genomic window encodes:
- a CDS encoding ABC transporter ATP-binding protein has translation MTAKTAMAAGSTTAADTPDSTTATPGGARPRNSVELENITVTFATERGEVTALRDISLTVENGGFVSLLGPSGCGKSTLLRVVADLLSPTAGTVAVLGTSAHQARTSRRLGFVFQDSALLPWRTALENVRLPLQVGGGTKAVPDAADAPSPEELLTLVGLAGRENAYPHELSGGMRQRVSIARALVCRPRVLLMDEPFGALDEITRDRLNEELLRIWEATGTTILFVTHSIAEAVFMSQRILVLSSHPGRVRELVPVDLPYPRTLDVRETPEFTALAARLRRLLEDR, from the coding sequence GTGACAGCCAAAACAGCCATGGCAGCCGGATCAACGACCGCCGCGGACACCCCGGACTCCACGACGGCGACGCCGGGCGGGGCCAGGCCCAGGAACAGCGTCGAACTGGAAAACATCACGGTCACCTTCGCCACCGAACGCGGGGAGGTGACCGCGCTGCGCGACATCAGCCTCACCGTCGAGAACGGCGGATTCGTCTCGCTCCTGGGCCCGTCCGGATGTGGCAAGTCCACTCTGCTGCGCGTGGTGGCGGATCTGCTCTCCCCCACAGCGGGCACGGTCGCGGTGCTCGGCACCTCGGCACACCAGGCGCGCACCTCCCGTCGGCTGGGGTTCGTCTTCCAGGACTCGGCGCTGCTGCCCTGGCGCACCGCGCTGGAGAACGTCCGGCTGCCGCTCCAGGTCGGCGGCGGCACCAAAGCCGTACCGGACGCGGCGGACGCTCCGTCCCCCGAGGAACTGCTGACGCTGGTGGGCCTCGCGGGGCGGGAGAACGCCTATCCGCATGAGCTGTCCGGCGGAATGCGCCAGCGCGTCTCGATCGCCCGCGCGCTGGTGTGCCGGCCGCGGGTGCTGCTGATGGACGAGCCGTTCGGCGCCCTGGACGAGATCACCCGTGACCGGCTCAACGAGGAGCTGCTGCGCATCTGGGAGGCGACCGGGACCACCATCCTCTTCGTCACCCACAGCATCGCCGAAGCCGTGTTCATGTCGCAGCGGATCCTGGTGCTCTCCTCTCATCCGGGGCGGGTCCGTGAGCTGGTCCCGGTGGACCTGCCCTATCCACGCACCCTCGACGTCCGTGAGACCCCCGAGTTCACCGCGCTCGCCGCCCGCCTGCGCCGCCTGCTGGAGGATCGCTGA
- the add gene encoding adenosine deaminase gives MERKPLAAADFLTLPKAELHLHTEAAIRPDTAREFSERYGLPMPPLGDAYPTWPVFNHAYESCRALVGSLEDLRRVVEEVFDAAPDAGVVWTELHLGPHLYRDRLGPPEALVEAALDGLAAASGDGGIIVGIGRDRSPVEAAEAAAFAVRHRERGVVAMGLTGDEAGRPADDFAEAFRVAREGGLAVVPHAGESGPASSVRNTVELLSPDRVCHGVRAVEDPGLIRELAERRICLDIAITGNVMLKAVESATAHPLPALVRAGVPVTLNSDAPYLYGVGILDEYATAHSRYGLSATDLARIAADSLRFSAAGPDLAGRMRDRIDAWAAHHG, from the coding sequence ATGGAGCGGAAACCACTGGCCGCGGCCGACTTCCTGACCCTGCCGAAGGCCGAACTGCATCTGCACACCGAGGCCGCGATACGCCCGGACACCGCGCGGGAGTTCAGCGAGCGGTACGGGCTGCCGATGCCGCCGCTGGGCGACGCGTATCCGACGTGGCCGGTGTTCAACCATGCCTATGAGAGCTGCCGCGCGCTGGTGGGGTCGCTCGAGGATCTGCGACGGGTGGTCGAGGAGGTATTCGACGCGGCCCCGGACGCGGGTGTCGTCTGGACGGAACTCCATCTGGGCCCACATCTCTACCGGGATCGGCTGGGCCCGCCCGAGGCCCTGGTGGAGGCCGCGCTGGACGGCCTGGCCGCGGCAAGCGGCGACGGCGGCATCATCGTGGGGATCGGGCGCGACCGGAGCCCGGTGGAGGCGGCCGAGGCGGCCGCCTTCGCGGTCCGCCACCGCGAACGCGGCGTCGTGGCGATGGGCCTGACCGGAGACGAGGCGGGCCGTCCCGCCGACGACTTCGCCGAGGCGTTCCGCGTCGCGCGCGAGGGAGGCCTCGCGGTGGTCCCGCACGCCGGGGAGAGCGGCCCCGCCTCGAGCGTGCGCAACACCGTGGAGCTGCTCTCCCCCGACCGGGTGTGCCACGGCGTACGCGCCGTCGAGGACCCCGGGCTCATCCGTGAGCTGGCCGAGCGGCGCATCTGCCTGGACATCGCGATCACCGGCAACGTCATGCTGAAGGCCGTCGAGTCGGCCACGGCCCATCCCCTGCCCGCCCTGGTCCGCGCGGGCGTCCCGGTGACGCTGAACAGCGACGCGCCGTATCTGTACGGCGTCGGCATCCTCGACGAGTACGCCACGGCACACAGCCGCTACGGCCTGAGCGCCACCGACCTCGCCCGCATCGCCGCGGACTCGCTCCGCTTCTCGGCCGCCGGGCCGGATCTCGCGGGCCGGATGCGGGACCGGATCGACGCCTGGGCGGCCCACCACGGCTGA
- a CDS encoding aldehyde dehydrogenase family protein, with protein MTESGTVRIANHLAGSAAGEPTVERRNPADPTDLVAVTPASDAAAVTEAVTAAEGAQPGWAALPAPARGTVLMDAAEILRGRHEAAARDLTREEGKTLAEARGEVRRAIDVLRYFGSAGWRLGGRTFPSATPDTTVHTRLEPMGVAGLITPWNFPIAIPAWKMAPALVSGNSVVIKPAELTPVSVRHLTTALTEAGLPPGVLNVVHGKGSVVGEALVADPRVAAVSFTGSTGVGNRIRETVERRHGRVQLEMGGKNAVVVLDDADVEQAAALAAAGGFGLTGQACTASSRIICTPGVHDAFVEALAAQADRYRPADGLVAGTAMGPVVSASQLETDVAAVERARAEGATVVTGGVAPDGLFLAPTVLAGVGPGHSSARDEIFGPVVAVLPAEGLDEAISLVNDSVYGLAASICTRDLTAAQHFVARAQAGVVKVNRPTTGLDLNVPFGGVKDSSTNTFREQGPTAVEFFTWSKSVYLGW; from the coding sequence ATGACCGAGTCCGGCACTGTGCGGATAGCCAACCACCTCGCCGGTTCGGCGGCGGGGGAACCCACGGTCGAGCGCCGCAACCCCGCGGATCCCACTGATCTCGTGGCCGTGACCCCCGCCTCCGACGCGGCCGCGGTGACCGAGGCGGTCACCGCCGCCGAGGGTGCGCAGCCCGGCTGGGCGGCGCTGCCGGCCCCGGCGCGGGGCACCGTCCTGATGGACGCGGCGGAGATCCTGCGCGGCCGGCATGAGGCAGCGGCCCGCGATCTGACCCGGGAGGAGGGCAAGACCCTGGCCGAGGCGCGCGGCGAGGTGCGGCGCGCCATCGACGTCCTGCGCTACTTCGGCTCCGCGGGCTGGCGGCTGGGCGGGCGGACGTTCCCCAGCGCCACGCCCGATACGACGGTGCACACCCGGCTGGAACCGATGGGGGTGGCCGGGCTGATCACCCCGTGGAACTTCCCCATCGCCATCCCGGCCTGGAAGATGGCGCCCGCCCTGGTGAGCGGGAACAGCGTGGTCATCAAGCCCGCCGAGCTGACACCGGTGTCGGTGCGCCATCTCACGACGGCGCTGACGGAGGCGGGTCTGCCGCCCGGAGTGCTGAACGTGGTGCACGGCAAGGGGTCGGTGGTGGGTGAGGCGCTGGTCGCCGACCCGCGGGTGGCGGCGGTCTCCTTCACCGGTTCCACCGGTGTGGGCAACCGGATCCGTGAGACGGTCGAGCGCCGTCACGGCCGGGTCCAGCTGGAGATGGGCGGTAAGAACGCCGTGGTGGTGCTGGACGACGCCGATGTGGAGCAGGCCGCCGCGCTGGCGGCGGCGGGGGGCTTCGGTCTCACCGGGCAGGCGTGCACGGCCTCTTCGCGGATCATCTGCACCCCGGGGGTGCATGACGCGTTCGTCGAGGCGCTGGCCGCACAGGCCGACCGCTACCGGCCGGCCGACGGGCTCGTGGCAGGGACGGCGATGGGCCCCGTGGTCAGCGCCTCTCAACTGGAGACGGATGTGGCGGCGGTGGAGCGGGCACGGGCCGAGGGCGCCACCGTCGTCACGGGCGGAGTGGCGCCGGACGGGCTGTTCCTGGCACCGACGGTGCTCGCGGGAGTCGGCCCCGGCCACTCCTCGGCCCGGGACGAGATCTTCGGCCCGGTGGTGGCGGTGCTCCCGGCCGAGGGCCTGGACGAGGCCATCAGCCTGGTCAACGATTCGGTGTACGGCCTCGCGGCAAGTATCTGCACCCGGGATCTGACGGCCGCCCAGCATTTCGTGGCAAGGGCGCAAGCAGGAGTTGTCAAGGTCAATCGTCCCACGACCGGGCTCGATTTGAACGTCCCGTTCGGCGGGGTCAAGGACTCCTCCACCAATACCTTCCGCGAACAGGGGCCGACCGCGGTGGAGTTCTTCACCTGGTCGAAATCTGTCTATCTCGGCTGGTGA
- a CDS encoding ABC transporter permease: protein MPTATASTPSAAADPDVKPAGRGRGSGRGRARPLRALLPVSVALVLLALWELGCRLFSVPQYVLPMPSDIWRSLNDDSALLMDNAWPTVIESALGFAVGNAVAVLLAVVFVHYRPVERALMPVALFIRTIPIVAIAPVLVIMMGNGYAPKVAIGALISFFPTLVNMVRGLQAVDKQSLELLRVLSASPWEILFKVRIYASLPYLFSSLKIATGNCVIGAIVAEWIGSQQGLGYLIIQTTYNFNTPQLYAVMVIASAIAIVFYALVGTAERLIVRWEAKAP, encoded by the coding sequence ATGCCGACCGCCACCGCCTCGACGCCATCGGCGGCCGCCGATCCCGACGTGAAGCCCGCCGGACGCGGGCGAGGTTCCGGGCGCGGCCGCGCCCGCCCGCTCCGCGCGCTGCTGCCGGTGTCCGTGGCGCTCGTCCTGCTCGCCCTGTGGGAGCTCGGCTGCCGCCTCTTCTCGGTGCCCCAGTATGTGCTGCCGATGCCCTCGGACATCTGGCGTTCCCTGAACGACGACTCGGCCCTGCTGATGGACAACGCCTGGCCCACCGTCATCGAATCCGCCCTGGGCTTCGCGGTGGGCAACGCGGTGGCGGTGCTGCTGGCCGTCGTCTTCGTCCACTACCGGCCGGTGGAGCGGGCGTTGATGCCCGTCGCGCTGTTCATCCGCACCATCCCCATCGTGGCCATCGCGCCCGTCCTCGTCATCATGATGGGCAACGGCTATGCCCCGAAGGTGGCCATCGGCGCGCTGATCTCGTTCTTCCCCACCCTGGTCAACATGGTGCGCGGGCTCCAGGCGGTGGACAAGCAGTCGCTGGAGCTGCTGCGGGTGCTGTCCGCCTCCCCCTGGGAGATCCTTTTCAAGGTGCGGATATACGCCTCGCTGCCGTATCTCTTCTCCTCCCTGAAGATCGCCACGGGCAACTGTGTGATCGGGGCGATCGTGGCCGAGTGGATCGGTTCCCAGCAGGGGCTCGGCTATCTCATCATCCAGACCACCTACAACTTCAACACTCCACAGCTGTACGCCGTGATGGTCATCGCCTCCGCCATCGCGATCGTCTTCTACGCACTGGTCGGCACGGCGGAGCGGCTGATCGTGCGTTGGGAGGCCAAGGCCCCCTGA
- a CDS encoding NHLP bacteriocin export ABC transporter permease/ATPase subunit, with product MASVHPAAAVAADGGDAVVQALGALGTPVDCAGLRSLPLEGPQVLWLVVGGALDLFAVDAAEEGQWHFLGRLETGAALPGPVEGPRHTLLGRPSQDCQVRRIPLRELYRPEAHDAYGTGRPGDPYATYGGGFQDTPPTPLEHAVALGVSRSLGVLFQAPLDGGAASEAEADDEDLLWLPVPSGSVRYGAEYSAQAAGDLLIDGALWQRMVNQQYRLGTAVDRWIETMERAHADRTAAGIRAGEAVRTRADQALIASIGGPRRDRRPSEESTDDAVHAVCRAVAEAAGITLPDPQRGRATDDRTDPVERIAAHARIRTRAVRLEGQWWREDAGPLVGYRAKSGAPVALLWRRGRYEAVNPASGLRIRVGGGNAEEFEPRGVMFYRPLPDRPMTVWRLMRFSVRGAAGDFRNLLIGGLVTVALGALVPLATGQVLGGFVPRAEKSPIVQISLALIVAGVVAAAFMLLQNLTLLRLEGRLESTLQPAVWDRLLRLPTTFFAQRSTGELASAAMGISTMRRVMSGVAPTVLQAGTVGVMNLALLLYYSASLALAVIAVLLVVSGVFLGMGLWQVRWQRRLVESENKLNNQAFQTLRGLPKLRVAAAENFAYAAWARGFAHSRDLHQRTGRIKNLTQVLDSVYLPLVSLAVFMLLAGPARGSMSAGAFLTFNTSVTMLLTSLTQLTNSLVSVVAVLPMFEQVKPILDEPPEVRGGSAQPGRLSGDLRARNLTFRYGDDGPLVLDDVSLEIRPGEFVAVVGPSGCGKSTLLRLLIGFERPVSGSVLYDGQDLAALDQAAVRRQCGVVLQNAQPLGGTILDCIRGAEPYTPEEAMEAAELAGLAEDIRQMPMGLQTMISGSGAISGGQRQRLMIAQALIRRPRILFFDEATSALDNETQRIVIDSTRRLNASRLVIAHRLSTVMDADRVLVMEDGRIVEQGAPAELMAIAGGKLHELVRRQTL from the coding sequence ATGGCGTCCGTTCACCCGGCCGCGGCGGTGGCCGCGGACGGCGGCGACGCGGTGGTCCAGGCGCTGGGCGCCCTCGGTACGCCCGTCGACTGCGCCGGGCTGCGCAGCCTTCCGCTGGAGGGCCCGCAGGTGCTCTGGCTCGTCGTCGGCGGCGCCCTGGACCTGTTCGCGGTGGACGCCGCCGAAGAGGGGCAGTGGCACTTCCTCGGCCGCCTGGAGACGGGCGCGGCGCTCCCCGGCCCGGTCGAGGGGCCGCGCCACACCCTGCTGGGGAGGCCCTCGCAGGACTGCCAGGTGCGCCGCATCCCGCTGCGCGAGCTGTACCGCCCGGAGGCCCACGACGCGTACGGCACGGGCCGGCCCGGCGATCCGTACGCCACGTACGGCGGTGGCTTCCAGGACACCCCGCCCACCCCGCTGGAGCACGCCGTGGCGCTCGGGGTGAGCCGCAGCCTCGGCGTCCTCTTCCAGGCCCCGCTGGACGGCGGGGCCGCGTCCGAGGCGGAGGCGGACGACGAGGACCTGCTCTGGCTTCCGGTGCCGTCCGGCAGTGTGCGATACGGCGCCGAGTACAGCGCCCAGGCCGCCGGTGACCTGCTGATCGACGGCGCGCTGTGGCAGCGGATGGTCAACCAGCAGTACCGCCTCGGCACCGCCGTGGACCGCTGGATCGAGACCATGGAGCGGGCCCACGCCGACCGTACGGCGGCCGGTATCCGGGCCGGCGAGGCCGTGCGCACCCGCGCCGACCAGGCGCTGATCGCCTCCATCGGAGGGCCCCGCCGGGACCGGCGGCCGTCGGAGGAGAGCACCGACGACGCCGTGCACGCGGTGTGCCGCGCGGTGGCGGAGGCCGCCGGGATCACCCTGCCCGATCCGCAGCGGGGCCGCGCCACCGACGACCGTACGGACCCGGTGGAGCGCATCGCCGCCCACGCCAGGATCCGCACCCGGGCCGTCCGGCTGGAGGGCCAGTGGTGGCGGGAGGACGCCGGACCGCTGGTGGGCTACCGCGCCAAGTCCGGGGCCCCGGTGGCGCTGCTGTGGCGGCGCGGCCGGTACGAGGCGGTCAACCCCGCCTCCGGGCTGCGGATCCGTGTGGGGGGCGGCAACGCGGAGGAGTTCGAGCCGCGGGGCGTGATGTTCTACCGTCCGCTGCCCGACCGGCCGATGACGGTGTGGCGGCTGATGCGCTTCAGCGTGCGCGGCGCCGCCGGGGACTTCCGCAATCTCCTGATCGGCGGGCTGGTGACGGTGGCGCTCGGCGCGCTGGTGCCGCTCGCCACCGGCCAGGTGCTGGGCGGCTTCGTGCCCCGCGCCGAGAAGAGCCCCATCGTCCAGATCTCCCTGGCCCTGATCGTCGCCGGCGTCGTGGCGGCCGCCTTCATGCTGCTTCAGAACCTGACCCTGCTGCGGCTCGAGGGGCGGCTGGAGTCCACCCTCCAGCCCGCGGTGTGGGACCGGCTGCTGCGGCTGCCCACCACCTTCTTCGCCCAGCGCTCCACCGGAGAGCTGGCCAGCGCGGCAATGGGCATCAGCACCATGCGCCGGGTGATGTCCGGGGTCGCCCCGACGGTCCTCCAGGCCGGGACCGTGGGCGTGATGAACCTCGCTCTGCTGCTGTACTACAGCGCCTCGCTGGCGCTCGCGGTGATCGCCGTACTGCTGGTGGTCTCCGGGGTCTTCCTCGGCATGGGGCTGTGGCAGGTGCGCTGGCAGCGACGGCTGGTGGAGAGCGAGAACAAGCTCAACAACCAGGCGTTCCAGACCCTGCGCGGTCTGCCCAAGCTGCGGGTCGCCGCGGCCGAGAACTTCGCCTACGCGGCCTGGGCCCGTGGCTTCGCCCACTCCCGCGATCTGCATCAGCGCACCGGGCGCATCAAGAACCTCACCCAGGTGCTGGACTCCGTCTACCTCCCGCTGGTCTCCCTCGCCGTGTTCATGCTGCTGGCCGGTCCGGCGCGGGGGAGCATGTCGGCGGGCGCCTTCCTGACCTTCAACACCTCGGTGACCATGCTGCTCACCTCCCTCACGCAGCTCACCAACTCCCTGGTCTCCGTGGTCGCCGTCCTGCCCATGTTCGAGCAGGTCAAGCCAATCCTGGACGAGCCGCCGGAGGTGCGCGGCGGCAGCGCCCAGCCGGGGCGGCTCTCCGGTGACCTCCGGGCCAGAAACCTCACCTTCCGCTACGGCGACGACGGGCCGCTGGTGCTCGACGATGTCTCGCTGGAGATCCGGCCGGGCGAGTTCGTGGCCGTCGTCGGCCCGAGCGGCTGCGGCAAGTCGACCCTGCTGCGGTTGCTCATAGGCTTCGAACGGCCGGTGTCCGGCAGTGTGCTCTACGACGGCCAGGACCTCGCCGCCCTCGACCAGGCGGCCGTGCGCCGCCAGTGCGGGGTGGTCCTCCAGAACGCCCAGCCACTCGGCGGCACGATCCTCGACTGCATCCGCGGCGCCGAGCCGTACACCCCCGAGGAGGCCATGGAGGCCGCCGAACTGGCGGGTCTGGCCGAGGACATCCGGCAGATGCCCATGGGGCTCCAGACCATGATCTCCGGCAGCGGCGCCATCTCCGGCGGCCAGCGGCAGCGGCTGATGATCGCTCAGGCCCTCATCCGCCGTCCGCGCATCCTCTTCTTCGACGAGGCCACCAGCGCCCTGGACAACGAGACCCAGCGCATCGTCATCGACAGCACCCGGCGGCTCAACGCCAGCCGGCTGGTGATCGCCCACCGGCTGTCCACCGTCATGGACGCCGACCGGGTGCTGGTCATGGAGGACGGCCGGATCGTGGAGCAGGGGGCCCCGGCCGAGCTGATGGCCATCGCGGGCGGCAAGCTGCATGAGCTGGTGCGGCGCCAGACGCTCTAG
- a CDS encoding NHLP family bacteriocin export ABC transporter peptidase/permease/ATPase subunit, with the protein MTATNEAGPPRPAPAGSSGARRPQPARGRRRAPRGGAGPRKPRRRTVRTPTVLQMEALECGAASLAMVLGHYGRHVPLEELRIACGVSRDGSRASNLLKAARSYGLRAKGMQMEPEALAEVQAPAILFWEFNHYVVFDGMGRRFGKRGVHINDPDKGRRFVPIEEFDTSFTGVVLVFEPEDSFRRGGRRPGVLGALPARMRGTTGTLLASLLASLLLVAVGAAVPALSRTFIDTFLIAGQDSTLQPLFASMAVAVVLTAVLTGVQQANLLRGRIISSTLSSARFLRHLLRLPVTFFAQRSPADLVQRLRSNDTVAETLARDLAAAAVDGVVVVLYAVLLWTYDPQLTGVGVGLALLNVVAIRVVVRLRATRTQKLRADTARLTTTSYTGLQLIETVKATGGEAGYFRRWAGQHAITLEEQQRLGVPSSVLAVVAPTLATLNSALILWIGGLRAVEGHISIGLLVAFQALVTRFTAPITRLNGVAGRIQDFSADVARLKDVENFPVDSLYTRDEPREDTRRLTGQVTLESITFGYNPLDEPLLRDFSLSVGPGRQVALVGASGSGKSTVSRLVSGLYTPWEGVIRIDGQRLEDIPRGALAASVSFVDQEIFLFEGTVRDNVALWDPSISDEAVVEALRDAALYDVIARRPEGIHCRVEQDGRNFSGGQRQRLEIARALVRRPSVLVLDEVTSALDARTEQLVMDNLRRRGCACVVIAHRLSTVRDSDEILVLNRGTVVERGRHEDLAAAGGPYAELMKEH; encoded by the coding sequence GTGACCGCGACGAATGAGGCCGGACCGCCCCGGCCCGCACCCGCCGGAAGCAGTGGGGCCCGCCGCCCCCAGCCGGCCCGCGGACGGCGCCGCGCCCCGCGTGGGGGGGCCGGGCCGAGGAAGCCCCGCCGCCGTACCGTACGCACCCCCACCGTGCTCCAGATGGAGGCCCTGGAGTGCGGTGCGGCGTCGCTCGCCATGGTGCTCGGACACTACGGGCGCCATGTTCCGCTGGAGGAGCTGCGGATCGCCTGCGGTGTCTCCCGGGACGGCTCGCGCGCCAGCAACCTGCTCAAGGCCGCCCGGAGCTACGGCCTGCGCGCCAAGGGCATGCAGATGGAGCCCGAGGCCCTCGCGGAGGTTCAGGCCCCGGCCATCCTGTTCTGGGAGTTCAATCACTACGTCGTCTTCGACGGCATGGGGCGGCGGTTCGGCAAGCGCGGCGTCCACATCAACGACCCCGACAAGGGGCGCCGCTTCGTCCCCATCGAGGAGTTCGACACCAGCTTCACCGGTGTGGTCCTGGTCTTCGAACCCGAGGACTCCTTCCGCCGGGGCGGACGCCGCCCCGGGGTGCTGGGCGCCCTGCCCGCGCGCATGCGCGGCACCACCGGCACCCTGCTCGCATCGCTGCTGGCCAGCCTGCTGCTGGTGGCGGTGGGCGCCGCGGTCCCGGCGCTCAGCCGCACCTTCATCGACACCTTCCTGATCGCCGGCCAGGACTCGACGCTTCAGCCGCTGTTCGCGTCCATGGCCGTGGCGGTGGTCCTCACCGCCGTGCTGACCGGCGTCCAGCAGGCGAACCTGCTGCGCGGGCGCATCATCTCCTCCACCCTCAGCAGCGCGCGGTTCCTGCGCCATCTGCTGCGGCTGCCCGTCACCTTCTTCGCCCAGCGCAGCCCGGCCGACCTGGTCCAGCGGCTGCGCTCCAACGACACCGTGGCCGAGACGCTCGCCCGCGATCTGGCCGCCGCGGCCGTCGACGGGGTCGTCGTGGTGCTCTACGCCGTGCTGCTGTGGACCTACGACCCCCAACTCACCGGCGTCGGCGTCGGGTTGGCGCTGCTCAACGTGGTGGCGATACGGGTGGTGGTGCGGCTGCGGGCCACCAGGACCCAGAAGCTACGGGCCGACACCGCGCGGCTGACCACCACCTCGTACACCGGTCTCCAGCTCATCGAGACGGTGAAGGCCACCGGTGGCGAGGCGGGCTACTTCCGCCGCTGGGCCGGTCAGCACGCCATCACCCTGGAGGAGCAGCAGCGCCTCGGCGTGCCGAGCTCCGTACTGGCCGTGGTCGCGCCCACCCTGGCCACGCTCAACAGCGCCCTCATCCTCTGGATCGGCGGGCTGCGGGCCGTGGAGGGCCATATCTCCATCGGTCTGCTGGTGGCCTTCCAGGCACTGGTGACCCGCTTCACCGCGCCCATCACCCGGCTCAACGGAGTGGCCGGGCGCATCCAGGACTTCTCCGCCGACGTGGCCCGGCTCAAGGACGTGGAGAACTTCCCGGTGGACTCCCTCTACACCCGCGACGAGCCGCGCGAGGACACTCGTCGGCTGACCGGGCAGGTGACCCTGGAGAGCATCACCTTCGGCTACAACCCGCTGGACGAGCCGCTGCTGCGCGACTTCTCGCTGTCCGTGGGCCCCGGCCGGCAGGTGGCGCTGGTCGGCGCCTCCGGCAGCGGCAAGTCCACCGTCTCCCGGCTCGTCTCCGGCCTCTACACCCCCTGGGAGGGGGTCATCCGCATCGACGGACAGCGCCTGGAGGACATTCCCCGCGGCGCCCTGGCCGCCTCCGTCTCCTTCGTCGACCAGGAGATCTTCCTCTTCGAGGGGACGGTGCGGGACAACGTGGCGCTGTGGGACCCGTCGATCTCGGACGAGGCGGTGGTGGAGGCCCTGCGGGACGCCGCGCTCTACGATGTGATCGCGCGGCGCCCGGAGGGGATCCACTGCCGGGTGGAGCAGGACGGCCGCAACTTCTCCGGCGGCCAGCGGCAGCGGCTGGAGATCGCCCGCGCCCTGGTGCGCCGCCCCAGCGTGCTGGTGCTGGACGAGGTCACCAGCGCCCTGGACGCGCGGACCGAGCAGCTCGTCATGGACAACCTGCGCCGCCGCGGCTGTGCGTGTGTGGTGATCGCCCACCGGCTCAGCACCGTGCGGGACAGCGACGAGATCCTCGTCCTGAACCGCGGCACGGTGGTCGAACGCGGCCGGCACGAGGATCTCGCGGCCGCCGGAGGCCCGTACGCCGAGCTGATGAAGGAGCACTGA
- a CDS encoding ABC transporter substrate-binding protein: MSDKVSRRRFLAVGGGLAVGGFVTACGGGPGGAGGAGGTAKYQIAWTGDNGVLGEVVADAKGWYKEAGVNLTFQPGGPNVNGVTLVSGGAAAFGQNASSPAVMMARSQGQPVRAFAVGVQQHPLAYISLPGNPVRKPKDLIGKTVGIQAGGDVVLDAVLAANNIDKSKVKVQVVGSDFTPLKRGKVDAMAGWITNLEAFSILDEYETLRVWDSGVHLYGNVYFATDATIEKRPKMLQGFVEATARGYEYAHAHLDEAVEMLVKKYPSLKKESQFKASEVLLKLIFTEATAKSGWGAMSRDVWQQQISQYTRLKQFTSKPPTVDKVMTTDVLRATAASRPKLG; the protein is encoded by the coding sequence ATGAGCGACAAGGTTTCCCGGCGGAGATTCCTCGCCGTCGGCGGCGGTCTCGCCGTGGGCGGTTTCGTCACGGCCTGCGGCGGTGGGCCCGGCGGGGCGGGCGGCGCCGGCGGCACCGCCAAGTACCAGATCGCCTGGACGGGTGACAACGGCGTTCTCGGCGAGGTCGTCGCCGACGCGAAGGGCTGGTACAAGGAGGCCGGGGTCAACCTCACCTTCCAGCCCGGCGGCCCCAATGTGAACGGTGTGACCCTGGTGTCCGGCGGCGCCGCGGCCTTCGGCCAGAACGCGTCCAGCCCCGCCGTCATGATGGCGCGCTCCCAAGGGCAGCCCGTGCGGGCGTTCGCCGTGGGCGTGCAGCAGCATCCGCTCGCATACATCTCCCTGCCCGGCAATCCGGTCAGAAAGCCGAAGGACCTCATAGGCAAGACCGTCGGCATACAGGCGGGCGGCGATGTGGTCCTGGACGCGGTGCTCGCGGCGAACAACATCGACAAATCCAAGGTCAAGGTCCAGGTGGTCGGATCCGACTTCACCCCGCTCAAGCGCGGAAAGGTCGATGCCATGGCGGGCTGGATCACCAACCTCGAGGCGTTCTCCATCCTGGACGAATACGAGACACTGCGGGTGTGGGACTCGGGCGTCCATCTCTACGGCAATGTCTACTTCGCCACTGACGCGACGATAGAGAAGCGCCCGAAAATGCTCCAGGGATTCGTGGAGGCGACCGCCCGCGGCTATGAATACGCCCATGCGCATCTCGACGAGGCCGTCGAGATGCTGGTGAAGAAGTATCCCAGCCTGAAGAAGGAATCCCAGTTCAAGGCCAGCGAGGTGTTGCTGAAGCTGATCTTCACTGAGGCCACCGCCAAGAGCGGATGGGGCGCCATGAGCAGGGACGTCTGGCAGCAGCAGATCAGCCAGTACACACGGCTCAAGCAGTTCACCTCCAAGCCGCCGACCGTGGACAAGGTCATGACGACCGACGTTCTGCGGGCCACGGCGGCATCCCGACCCAAGCTCGGCTGA